The Lates calcarifer isolate ASB-BC8 linkage group LG19, TLL_Latcal_v3, whole genome shotgun sequence genomic interval AATTGTGAAgtaacacaacataaaaaggCACCACAAgttaaaaagcttttaaaaattgAGGCATGAGATGAGCTGATTTATTGCTCAGCAGACCCTTAATTCAAAATGATCAACCTAAATTGCAGCGATAAATAATTGGCTGATGTCTTTGAGAATTAAAGTCAGACTTTTACCCTATTATTCAGCAGAAATTAGGCTTTTTGTTGCCAATATTTGGGCGGCCCCAGCTCCTTTGAGATGTCTCTAAACTGCAGAGTCTTGTTCTAACATCTTTGACTGCCCTTATTTCCTAACAAGGGCttaaaaaaatgccacaaagatttcgtgtctgtttgtcttgtgttgttgtttggctCTTTTACACTCTCCTGTTAAGGCCTGAATGTTCTCACTGAGCCACAGAATTACTTTTCTATTACACTTTGTATCCTTATAAGGAGCAACAGAGTTGGGTATAGTCTCTTAAGTACCATTAGAAAACTGAGAGCCTCTCAGTATCAGACTGCAGTGCTGCTGGAGTGGAGGGCAGCTGCAGTAAACTGTAGTCACAGAAACAGTTAAAACACAAGTAGGTATGTAGTTTGTTTCTCAttgaaaaatacagtatgtcctcTGAATTTATGgactttttaaactttaaaagtCATTGGTGAACGCACAGTGACAGATTGAGATAAAGACGTTCAGAGTGTCTGCGTTAGGTGACAAACCTACATTAAAAACACCAGTGTTTGATCATAGATTGGGACTAAATTTAAGGGAACTTGTCGCACAGTTTGGGTGGTCTGTTGTTAAGTAAACACTGTGATGTGATccagttgtttattttaaaaccaGGACACTGACAGTGAGTGAAAATACCTCTTCAAGCATGACTTTTGCCCttttaaagcacaaaatgtctctgctgtttctatttttaagtTTCCactctttaaaaatgttaactGACCAGGGTAAGGAATACACACTGGCCACCAGCCAGAAActgtttgactctgtttttTTACCAGCGTCTTTGTCATTGGATCCTCTgttcctgtctgcctcttcaCTATCAGCTGTCCGATAAggacaaaaatgccaaaaaaacaTTCTGATTAAGAAAAATGTGGGTGGTAAAACAGTTAACGTCTCACCACTTGAGGGGGTGaacatgtttgtttcctgttttgttacTGGTGAAATGCtcataaatggaaaaaatatttccagTATGCACAGATATGAGTTTTCTCACAGATATTTGCAGTTCATAGGATGATACAATACAACATGTCTTTGCCTCGCAGGGTTCTCAATGTTTTCCGTCAGTGGGTCGAACATCATTTCTACGACTTTGAGAACGATCCAGAATTGAGAAGTCGATTAGAGGAATACATCACCAGCAAAATTCAACTGAGAGGTCGGTCCCAGATACAGGATCTACTGTACCACTCCTGCTATAAACAGTTGGACAGATCCCTTGTTAATTCAGGACAAATTAAGATAAAAGGTCTGGATTTGAGCTTTTGAGCTCTTGAAAATGGAgcgactaaaaaaaaaatagatgtagtgtttcagatatttcagatatttattCCAGTGTAACAAAGCTAAAAAGACTGATTCATAATGGATTTTCTTGCATCACCAAATTTGTGAAACTCTAGAAAGTCAAGTTttgatttacagtatgtttctttttcaggCAAATCAATGAGAAAGTGGGTGGAGTCCATCAATAAGATCATCAGGAGGAAGATGCAGACGCAGTCGAACGGCATTAGTCACAACATCACCTTCGAGAGCTCGCCTCCTCCCATCGAGTGGCACATCTGCAGAGCAGGACAGGTGGACTCATTCGACCTCATGACCCTTCACCCCATAGAGATCGCCCGCCAGCTGACTCTCCTGGAGTCTGAGCTCTACAGGTGAGTGCTGGAGTTTACATATTCAGGTTGAGATCAGATTGTTCTTATTCCTGTGCCTGTCTAAGAAATGAAACTCCTGCTTCGTCCACAGAGCGGTCCGGCCGTCCGAGCTGGTCGGCAGCGTCTGGACCAAAGAGGACAAAGAGAAGAACTCACCAAACTTGCTCCGCATGATCCGTCACACCACCAATCTCACACTGTGGTTCGAGAAGTGAGTCTGAGGATTCAAATATTTCATTCACAAGAAGAGCCAACATTGGTTTTAGCGTCCTGGCTGGAGAAAACAAATCTGTAACCGTGTGTGTGTCGTTCTCAGGTGTATTGTGGAGACGAtgaacctggaggagagggtggCAGTGTTATCGCGGGTCATAGAGATTCTGCAGGTTTTCCAGGAGCTCAACAACTTTAACGGCGTGCTGGAGGTGGTCAGCGCCATCAACTCGGTCCCAGTCTACAGGCTCGACCACACCTTTGAGGTGAGTCAGGCTATAACAGCAGTTAGATGAAAATTGACAGTTAAATACTGTGTTTTCACCAGAAAGAATCAGGTAGTTTATTCCATTCATTGTTGAAACTATGGAGGCAAAACAcccaaaaaataaagaagaaacaaaaacctcaGAGCCAGAGTGTCATGTGAAGCTGAAGCTGTTCATTGTAAACCAGAGAATAAGattaaatggacaaaaaatggagacaacttgcaaaaaaatctgttgtagCAACACAGCAGAGTCCTGTTTTAGCCCAAAACAAAAGGTTTTACTCACCACACTGGCAAACCAGCTCAGGTTTCACAAGTCTGACCCGTGGTTCAAACTTAGGCTCAGCGTCGTAATAATTTTTGGATtataacatgctaatgttagcatgtagACAGTCTCACACAGTTAGCATACTTCGCCTGAGCCTAAGTTAAGCACAGTTTGCACTGATGAAACTAAGTCAGACAACACAAGCTCTGTCTGAAATGTCCTAAACTAGGCACCGTACAGAGcacactgacagtgtttctTTACATTGTTGGCATTAATCTGATTTTACAGGGTATTTTgtcatgaataaaaatgttgcaCAAGTCAAACttttcacctgttcacctgGTAGGTGAAACCTTAGGTGGTAGTTCACCTTGAAAGTCTGAAGAAGTTCCAGTATTTGTTCACATTCAACTTGAGATCAAAGTGTTGCCAACTGAAAGGTTTTACACAAGAAgcaaaaacagtttaaatatgCAAACCCAGACTCTGATATGATTCAAAATATGATTCTGCCAGCTTGTGTTTCCTGGTCAGCCGCTGAGCCTGGCTGAGAAATTCACTGGCACAACAGTTATGTTTTGAGAaacctctgctgtttgtcacGTTGACAGGCAGTTTGGCTCTGTCAAGCCTTCAAACTAAAGCTGAACCTAATTAATGGgactttctttccctcctctgcccACAGGCAATACCAGAgcggaaaaagaaaatcctggAAGAAGCTGTGGAGCTGAGCCAAGACCATTTTAAGAAATATTTGGCGAAACTCAAGTCAATAAACCCACCCTGCGTGCCTTTCTTTGGTAAGTCATCTACAGTGTTATGACAGTTGCATTACAACAAACATTTTGAGCAACTGTTCTTCTCTTAACCACTGTCAAATTCTCCTCGACCCTCAGGTATCTATCTAACCAACATCCTGAAGACAGAGGAAGGCAACCCGGACTTCCTCAAACGTCACGGCAAGGAGCTGATCAACTTCAGCAAGAGGAGGAAAGTGGCTGAAATCACAGGAGAGATCCAGCAGTATCAGAACCAGCCGTACTGCCTGAAGGTGGAGCACGACATCAGGGTGAGAGCTCACTCACAGTAATGGTCTCTGGTGTCTTCTTACGCAGATCCTGAACTCagactttgtctttttttgttgcacAGAGGTTCTTTGAGAACCTGAACCCGATGGGCAACAGGAGCGAGAAGGAGTTTTCCGACTACCTGTTCAAAATGTCTATGGATATTGAGCCACGGAACTGCAGGCAGGCTCCCCGATTTGTAAGTGTTGGTgcagtttcagtttcaactcttttgtcttgttttagtCCCGAACACACATTTACTGCTGGTTAGAGTGAAAAACATGATTTAGATCCTCAGCGATAATTGAAAACCAACCATGGTggacagtttttgtttctgtgatgaATTTGGCCGCAGTAATAGCTCAAATGAGGAATGAGCCTGAAAGATGGACTCAACGGTTTTGCTTGGCAGCCGCTCCAAAAGCTTCCAAAGAGCAGCTGTTTAAGTATTAAGGCCTCAGTTCCTTTAGGTAAACTATACTGACTCAAGTTATGCTGGTAAAAttgatgttttcagtcatttaaagAGTGAGTTCATGtccaaaaaacatattttcctcCCTTACCTCTGCTCTTATCTAGACATGCAGATAGTCATGGCTTTATTTCCCCTTAGATTTCTGCTGCCACCTCAATAAAATGGAGGTAAAATTTGAGATATTTGGtgctttaaatatcaaaaacttGAGCAACAATGTCCCTGTTACTCTGAATAATCCACAGATCCACAGTTTCTTTGGTTAAAAGTAGTTCTTTCTCAGATAAAGACAAGATTGGGTTCTAATGGTGAAAGCTGTTCTCActgactttctgttttttctcctgcagCCCAGGAAGACCATGTACACTCTGAAATCCCCAGGGATCCGGCCTGTGCGAACGTCTACCTCTGGCCCCCTGAGGAGCCACCCCGTCCCCCTGGAGAGGGAGCCCCCACACAAGATCACCTTCCGGAGTATCGCAGAGACCGAGCCGGAGGCTGCCGGCGTCGGCCTCAGTGCCCACCTCCCCGAACACGCCGACCCCTCCGCAGTCGGCCTCCTCCGACCTCAGCTCAGTCTTCATGGAGCACGACCTCAGCAGCTCGTACGGCGGTGAGTTCAGAAATCCCATCATCCCTCAGTCTCTGGATTATCAGGGAGAGTTTTTACACAAGTATCCAAGACAGAGAAATCTTTAAGACCTATTCACAAGCCACTGATGTTAATCTTTTACTGGACAATCAACACTaagctgttgtgtttgtctcagaaagaaaaattaaatcTTCTCTTATTTGAATTTACAGGTAGTAACTCCATATTTGCTCCTGTTCTTCTGCCGCCTTCAAGTGAGTTTGTTTCCCTATTTTCCTGCTGTTCTTTGCCAGTATTGTGAGAAATCATGCTTAAAGTAATCTGTTAAATGCCGGCTTTGAATGTTGAGCAGggcgtgtttttttttttttttttcctcagtaaatgtcttttctgttttcccagAGTTCCAGTCGGTGTCTTGTGGCAGCCTCCCCCAGCTCGGAGAGGAGCTGCTCAAGCCGCCACCTCTACCACCGCGAAGGAAAGATGCAATGTCTGAAGCCAAAGTAAGAGCAGCACTTACCTCGagaagatttatttatttgtttttaacatttaaaagaatAACACTAATTGACCCAAAGGGGACGTAATGATTAAAAATATGTGGCTGTTAAATAAATCCTGCCCAGACATCACTCCTACAGATGAATGATGGTATGAGTGCATCCACCAAGACTGTAGATTTGATTTGTGACTGGTTCTGGTTCACGTCTGCCAGTTGGGTCCagttcaacacatttttttaaagcacaatcATTTTTAGAGTCTTAAGAAAGTACAGTCATGGGGTAATTTaccaaaaaaagcaaagattataGAGACgtttaataaattaaaagtaACCTTGCGTGGCATGaatatgttttctctgctttcgTCTTCTGTTAATCATTTCTAGACCGCTAAGATTTATCTTCATGAGGCTCCCAGCCCTCATGTTGGGATCCACTGCTCTTCACTGTATCGTAAACTCTGCATGTGATGTGTTCAGTGACACTGAATCTTATTTTCCAGCTGAGCTCCATGTCCGACAACCCTCCAGCCATTCCTCCCCGGctgccccctcctctccccaggAACCAGCCTCGCCCGCCGGTCTACAATGGCCCCCCCATCGATGGCCCCCTGCCCAGCCCGCCCCCTCCGCCGCCCCGCGACCCCCTGCCTGACACGCCTCCACCGGTGCCCCAACGGCCTCCGGAGATCTTCATCAACTACCCTCCACTGCAGCCTTCCCCCGTGGGCCGATACCACTGGGACTTCGGCAGCTCCCCGAGCTCCCCCAACACCCCACCCAGCACGCCGTCGCCTCGCGTCCCCAGGCGGAGCTGTCCGCTCAGCGCCAGCCAGAACAGCCTCTGCCCTCTCCCCATTCCCATCACCGCTCCGCCTGTCCCGCCTCGCCACAACTCCAGCCCGCAACTCCCCAAACTCCCGCCAAAGACATACAAAagggagctgctgcagccgCCACTACAAGGCCTCTCATTGGTGGAGAACACCGACAGCAGCCAGTGAGTCACCACGCCAAGAGGGTGAAATGCAAACTTCAGACTGTCTCCTGCAAACTACGACACAGTGGACTCAAAGCTACTgatcagaaagaaaaacactgctccACGTACTCTTTAAAACTCCACCCGCCGCCGCCCTCCACACCAACCAGTCGCACCCCCGCTGTGCCTCTCAGGGGATCAGTAGCTCCCCCTTCATCACAAACCCTCTGTGCCAATGAGAAACCCACACCGGTGTGCCAGCtaatacacaacaacaacaaggagttgagtgtttgtgtcttgtttgttcTGCGCGGAGCGAGAATGTTTGTTCCCGATAAAAGTTCTcacccccccccaacacacacacacttaacttTACCCCACGTCTCGCTCCTCCATCACCAGGGTGGGGTGAATGttggagtgggggtgggggggtgggggctttGGGACTTTGTAGCCTTAACTGTCATGCTTTGTTTCTTTGGGCATTGACATCACCTGGAGTCCTGCTGCAGCTCACGGATTTTTAcgacctccctcctcctccacgaTCAACGCAGACGTAGCTCTTTCACAGTGGGTGTGTGAGCAGCAGACATTTCCACTGACTTGTGTTTCCTactaactgaaaacaaacagttgccAAAGTCTTATTTTATGCAGGGGGATAAgggattttctttctttctttctttcttttttcttttaacaaatgtgacattaaaagaaacacaaacaggaggcGACACTGAAatcccccctccccaccccaccaccacctcgtATCTCAACTGTACACTGTGACTGTAAAGACGAGAGTCAaactgattgtttttttttgtttgtttgttttctttttcgtCTGAAGACAGGCCTCTCCGCAGCCACAAAACGTTGccttttaaaaaagaaatccaaacagtggtgacctctgaccccaggCTCCAGTCCTCTCAGCCCCCCTACCCCACTCCCGAGAATAAAAACGAGAGCCAAGAACACTCCATTTGCACATCAAGCTTTGGGCAAAGTcagcaggttttgtttttttttttttgggttgactagaaaaaacaaaatcccTCTGCGgcggtgtgtgtctgtgtgtgtgtgtttctgccacGATATCAAACAACACCGATCCAGGACGAAGAGAGACTCTTCGAAAGCTGATGTCTTAACCGACCCCccccaccactaccaccaccaccaccaccccacctcctccttaTAGACGTGTGCTGCTGTCTGACACTGTGCTCTTCTTCTCCAAAAGCCCTCATGACCAACTTCTTCTTCATTGGTATTCAAACTCAGCACTGGAAGCTCGTTCACCTTCCCACCAAAGCTGGATCAGCTCCCCCTAGTGGCTGCTCCAAATAccttaaaaaaagaggaactttTTAACccaacttcttcttctttatctcctccctccttttttctgcttgaaacattttttgtttcactttggaAAGACTGAAATAATCCATGCATCATGCTCAGATGtgccttttattttgttttctacttTACAGAAATAAGCAAATGGTGtctaaaatgctaaaaaataaaGTTGCCTATGTAATGTTTAGAACAAAGCTATACACTATGAAATTGTACATGTTTGTGgatactgtgtatatataacATGTATACACTAACTAAATAATTTGTATAAAGTGGCAAGTTTTCCCCCCCTTGTTGTATTGTACCCTCATCCGCATCTGTTCAGTCGAATATCGCCTAATAATCCAATGCTGCTACAGTcggataaaaaacaaaaacaaactaaaaactaaaaaaaaacaaaaacaaaacaagaaaaaaaaaacaggtcactGTCACTAACTTACTTACAGACAATCTCCAGTTGAAACACTGGGAGTATTAACTGAGGAAAGCCATTTTTTCTTCCCCCTGCCCCTTTAGCTGTTTTAAagcaatgagaaaaaaatatacagttcAATATGCCAAGCACTTACTTAGACGTGTGCTTCACTTTGTACATCCTACTAATtgccttttctccttttcaaaGACTTTTTAATGCTAACACTCATTAAACAGAGGTTGGAATTGTATTAAAGTTGCAGCTGAATATATAAAGACGTATATTCAGCTGCACGTATTTGAGCATAGTGAAGaattggactttttttttctctgagaaaCACACTTTGTGCACTTTAGGCTGTACTGTTGACGAGCCACAGTTGTTCTAGGTCACGTTTGTAAAATGCAGTGGTCCTATGCAGCTGTTAAACTCACTTTCTACGCGGATCAGGGCAGAAAAACACGAGTCTACCATCTCACTTTGATCCCCTCCGATGTTTGTAACAGacgcagaagaagaaaaaaaaaacacctgaggATGTCTGATGATGACCACAAGCTGGATctcagcagattttttttttaaagatacttctcgtgtccttttttttctctcctcgcTCTGCTCAGAGCCGGCCTCCTGATCTAAGGGGAGTTTCTGGAGGATTTTTTTTGAGGGACAGCTGAAGTCACGTCACTTCACTGTCTTCGCTCATGTTCTGTCCATTTCCCAAATTTCCCAAGTCAGTATTGTTGGGGTAAATTTTGccaagtttttgttttttaagaccCCTCCACCCCGACCCCACCACAGCCCCAACAGATTAACAGATTGGTTTTTCTTCCGGTGGCACTGTAACAGCTTGATCCAGCAGTCGGTTTATTTGATGGTATGTGGCCTTTTAACTGCTTTGTATTAATGGTCTTGATGAGATTAATAAATCACCCAGTCTTATTTTGTACTGAACTACTCatttctcttgttgttttttctgttaatgtaaATCCAGCTTTTTAAACTGTTGGAAGTTAAGATGAAAAcgatttaaaggaatagtttgacattacTGGAAATACAGTGTCAATATTTGCTCTCTGGTGGAAAGTTGGATGATATGAAAATTAATTCTGCAAGTGATGGAAAAAAGATCTGTAAGTCACTGTAATGAGAAACTTTCTCAACATAAGGAAATATCCCAAAATAGTAtctcttttttgtcattatttgaGAACTCTTGTTATTTTGAGATATTAAGTCATTATGCCTAaagtttttcattgttttgagaaggtttttcattattcttagaacatttctcattgttttcatgaagtttttcattaatttgagAAAGTTTTTCATTGATTTTAGAAGATTTCTCGTTGTTCTGagaacatttctcatttttaggaacatttttcattgttttgaaaaagTTTCTTATTATAATTACTTAGagagtcttgtttttgtcacattgGCAGAAATGTGCTTCCATAGGATGAGAAGTTTGATATTACTCttcatttttgacattacttTGAAACTATCTCTAGCCTCTGGATAACTTAGCTTATCATAAATACTGTGAACGGGGAAACATCCATCCATATATCAATAATCTATACAGCTTATCCTTAAGAGTAGCAGGGGGGCTGGAGAACAACCGGAAACGGAAACAGCTTAgttcaaatattaaaatcaagGGTTTAAACCTATAAAGTAAAATTTGTTAAGTTTTTAGCTACATATTGATTCATCATCCACTTCATCTCCAATTATCTGAAAtatttaagtgtgttttttttctggtagGAGTTATTTCTCAcgtgtatttttgtttgtttagaaaCAAAACCCCAAAATGCTCTGATATTTATCCCATGTGTGTAATCCTGAAGAgccaaacagacaaacaaagacgTCTGCTGTTTGGCTGTTTTCAGGTTTCTGTTTCACTGATTTCTCATTCATGCATCCATCGCAGAAGTCGTAACTCGGGCTCAGGTTTGTTTGTAACTTCCAGATTTTGTGTGCAACAGTTTTTTGTGACAGTCCTTGTGAGGACGGCAGGGGTCAAACAGTGCTGCAGGGTCCCTCGCTGTCCTCACTGTCATCCCACAATCCTCCACTGCTcatcgctgctgctgctgctgcgtggTTACCTCGCTGCTGAGCCATGCCCGGTCTgaggagggatggatggacGAGTTCAGAGAAGCAGCAGGTATTCTCATATTTTCTAGATTCATCATAAGTGTCAGACTCTTACCTCAGGGTTTCTCTGCTCGGGTTGAAACTCTGAAAGCTCTGCCTCGCTGGAGCCTGAATTGGTACGAAGCCTTGTCTGTTGTCTTTCTCTGGAGCTGAATCGACCTGGTTCATGAGGCGATGTGGAGAAACAGATTTGAGAGTATTAATGAGGGGAAAAGAGAAGATTGCAGAGAGTTGACAGGAAATTATTTCATCAAAGAGTTTAAGAAACTAATTACATGATATACGAGTAGAGTAGACGAGTAATACTCTGCCTTAAATTAAAGGGGCTTCAGCTCCACATGAAAGTAATTTTACTAGTAGGTTCTGAGTATTGCTGCAATGATAAACTGGTTTACAGAAAAATGACTCTcaactattttatttattcatgaatCGTTCTGGTaaattttcaagcaaaaatgccaaatatttgcagactctagcttctcaaatgtgaggatttaatgcttttctttgtcatatttgaTTGTATACTGGATATCTTTGGAGTTTAGGACATTTGGATACATCTCCTCAGGCTGCTGTAAATCAAACCAGgcattttaatattaatagtaTTTCTTGACATTTCAGAGAccaaacaataatgaaaataattgttagtttcAGCTCTAGTTCTGAAACTAAACAGAAGCCaaagtaaagaaagaagaaacaggtGTGATATGATCAAACTTCCTTTTTTCTGGgaccagatgtgtgtgtgataaaaacATGAGTACCTGTTTGGACGGGTCATCCCAGATGGGCCTGAAGGCACTTTTCAGGTGTAGAGGTGGCGACCCTTTCCTGACGCTGACCAGCCTCTTCCCGTAGGAGCTGACGAGACACGGCGTCGGCCCGTCTACGCACGACCCCGCCGTGTTTctcagaggaggatgaggggtTAATCTGGGAATCTGCCACCTCAGACACACAGTCCTCTCTCTGGGAGCCTCCCTggactgttgctgctgctgctgctggctgtacGAGGGCTTTAACAGCACCGGCACCTggctgtcctcctcctcatcctccccgCTGTTGCTGGCCATCATCTCCCTGCGCAGGGTGCCGTCAGGGCTGCAGGAGGTGACAGAGGAGTAGTCGAAAGCCGAGGTGTCGTCAGGGTCGGTCTCGCAGTCCTCCAGGCTGTGTGTCCCCAGTGGCGCCTCCAGCTCATTGGTGCCTTTCCCCGTGGGCTGGCTGAAGGTGCCCTGACCCGAGTCGCTGTTCTCGCCCCATCCCGCAGCGTCCGGGGTGAGGAGGGAGCAGTAGGCGTGTCCACAGTCTCGGGCCGGCTGGTTCAGAGCGATCCGGTCTCTCCCACAGCCCTTCCTCCTCACCGGGCTGCAGGACCAGCACTCGAGACGCATCGAGTGGTGGCCGTCCACCGTTTGTGAGGTGAACAGCGGCTGGTTGTCtctgagggaaggagaggggaggtTAGTGAAGGTTATTATACAGGAAGTACTCTGACTTTACAGGagtttctcattgtttttctttttcctatcaTCTCCTCGCTTCTTCCttctgttatttcttctttcactcCTGCTTTCACTCCTTACTTTCTTCTTAAAATGATCTAAAATGAACATGCACGATGCTCAAGTCTCTTTTCCTGTTGTGCTGAAAGGATTTGGATGCTAATATTTGCCTGGAAGGTTGAAACTAAAAGTTCATGAGCTAAAATATGTGACAACAAATAAG includes:
- the LOC127143600 gene encoding uncharacterized protein LOC127143600 — translated: MRLECWSCSPVRRKGCGRDRIALNQPARDCGHAYCSLLTPDAAGWGENSDSGQGTFSQPTGKGTNELEAPLGTHSLEDCETDPDDTSAFDYSSVTSCSPDGTLRREMMASNSGEDEEEDSQVPVLLKPSYSQQQQQQQSREAPRERTVCLRWQIPRLTPHPPLRNTAGSCVDGPTPCLVSSYGKRLVSVRKGSPPLHLKSAFRPIWDDPSKQVDSAPEKDNRQGFVPIQAPARQSFQSFNPSRETLRPGMAQQRGNHAAAAAAMSSGGLWDDSEDSEGPCSTV